The DNA window ATAGTTGCTGTCCAAGAGGATAGTTGTTGTCCAAGAGGATAGTTGTTGTCCAAGAGGATAGTTGTTGTCCGGGAGGATAGTTGTTGTCTGGGAGCAAAGGGTGTCGAGTCGGGTCCTTGTTACACTTGGACCCTTGTCAAAGCTTCGACCTAGGCTGACCCTAATTATGGCCCTCTTTTAGGGTGGCATGTGTGCTTGTTTGATAAAAATAGAGACAACAATAATTTAGAacacactactacaaaacaaGATTTTAGAGGCGCTTTTTTTAGCGTAATAATaattaaccgacgccataggattGGAAATTTTTAGAAGAAAATTTTACGCCACTTATGGCATCGGTTATTTCCAAATAACTGACGCCAAAAAGGGTTTATAACCCTAGCCCAGCCATTCGTCTTCCTCATTCGATCAGCCAACCCAAAAACCCCCCTAAACCAGAGAAACCTCAAACCCTCTCCACCAACCACCACAGAAAACCACCCctatttcaccatttttttaccattttagctcattttgtttctaaatcttctatttttcatacctaaaactatatacctgaaaagatcatatttttcctcattttttagGGTAAACCGAAGGTAGAGGTAGTGGTTGTGGTGGTTATACTTCCGGCCACCGTTTTTAGTGGAGAAAACATTGTATCTCAACATTtattaaggtataaatctaatttctacaaattttagtaatgtacattgctttattttttattttataaatttttttagagtttttctatattattaaatatgtattgtgttgtattgaatatatattgtgtctatatatattgtgaatgagaaatgtgatataggagagtattttatatattgtatatgtatatattgagtattttaaactaatagttttgttaaatattgtgaatgagaatgagatagaagagtattaaaataaaagtttagaacTCATGACCCAAACCACATTACAGCAACCTTCCTTGATTTTTATAAAAGGCTGCTTGGCTCAAAAGTGGACAATAGAAGGAAGGTTCATCCTGGGGTGCTTGCAAAAGGTTCCAAATTATCTGAGGAGCAGAAAAACATGTTGCTTCAGGAATTCTCTAAAGAGGAAGTGAAGGCGGTCGTCTTTAGTATTCCTGGAAATAAATCTCCTGGACCGGATGGTTTCTCGAGCTTTTTTTATCAAGATAATTGGGACTACATTGGAGAGGAGGTTTCTAATGCTGTTCTATCCTTCTTGAAGTCAGGTAATATTTTAAAAGAGATAAATTCTACAATTATTACCTTGATTCCCAAGATAAAATGCCCAAATACAGTTAAAGATTTTAGACCAATAGCTTGTTGTAatgttatttataaaattgCAACTAAGCTCTTGAGTACTAGAATTCGGAATATCTTACCTCAAATAATCTCTCCTTCTCAAGGGGGTTTTATTAAAGGAAGATATATTGGGCATAATATCATGATTTGTCAGGACTTGGTTAGACATTATGGAAGGAAGGCAAATAAACCAAGTTGTATGATAAAATTAGACctccaaaaggcttatgatACTGTTGAATGGGATTTTCTTGAAGAGATGCTTGTTGGACTTGATTTTCCCATGTCATTTGTTCAGCTCATTATGAATTGTGTTAGAACTCCTAAATTCTCTGTTATGTTCAATGGATCTTTGCATGGATTCTTTGAATCTAAGAGAGGACTTAGACAAGGGGATCCTATGTCACCTCTTTTGTTTGTTCTAGGTATGAAATATTTGTCTAGATTGATGAAGAAAATTGGGGAGAAGGCTGATTTTAAATTTCATAATGGCTGCTCAAATATCAAGCTTAATCACCTTGCTTTTGTGGACGATGTGCTCTTATTCTGTAATGGAGATATGAGGAGTATCACCTATATGCTACAGGCCCTGAAGCTGTTTTCAAGAACTTCTGGTTTATGCCTGAATGCCTCCAAAACTGCTTGTTATTGTAGTAATATGTCTCAAAGAGAGGTCCAACAGCTGCTGGCTCTCTCTGGATTCCAACAATAGGTATTGCCTTTCACTTATTTGGGGATCCCAATCTCTTCTAAAAAGATATTTGGAAAGGACTGTGAATTCCTTGCTGAAAAGATGACAGCTAGAATTAAGAGTTGGAGTTCGAGAAATTTGTCTTTTGCAGGGAGAATATATAACTCTAATCAACTCGGTGCTCATTGCCATTCAAGCGTATTGGAGTCAAATGATGATTCTACCTAAGAAGATCCTGAAAAACATTGAGGCTATCTGTAGAACATTTCTTTGGAAAGGCCAAGCTACTTTGTAAGGAGGTGGTGCAGTAGCTTGGGAAAATGTTTGTCTCTCAAAAAAGGATGGGGGCTTAGGTATTAAAAGACTTGAAGAGTGGAATAGGGCTGCTATGTGTAAGTATATTTGGGCTATTGCAAATCAGCAAGAAATTTTGTGGTTGAGATGGGTGCATAGTGTATATATCAAAAGAGATTCTTGGTGGATTTACAAAGCTTCTATCCATTCGAGCTGGTATTGGAGGAAGCTTGCAGCTGTTAAGGAACCTCTGAAAACCATCCAGAATCCGATTGAATTCCAAGAGAAAAAATATGTGATTGCTGAAGGTTATGACTTACTCAAGCCAAATCATGATAAAGTAGCTTGGAGCCGAGAGGTTTGGGCAAGACTAAACATCCCCAAACATAGTGTGATACTTTGGTTGGCCATGTTGAATAGATTAAAGACAAAGGAAAGGCTTGTCAAGTTTGGAATTCAAATTGAAAGTAGGTGCCGATTATGCAATGCTCATTCAGAGAACACACAACACCTATTTTTCAACTGCTCCTTTGCTGAAAAGTGcttacaagcagccaaaaattgGCTGGTGTGGGGCACGGCTGCTAATGAGCTTCCCTTGATCTTGAGATGGATTAGGAAAGCTAAAATAAGTAAGTTTAGAAAGAATGTATTGGCAGCTGTAATTGTAGGTCAGGTGTACAGCATTTGGGAGGCTAGAAACAAGCTTGAATGGCAAAATGAGCAGCCGAAGAGTGATGGAGGTTGTTCGGTGGAGAATCAAAACTCGGGTGACTATGTTTTTGCCTAAGAAATTGAGTTGTAAAGATAGGGATTGGTTTTATGGATTGTAATAATGTAAATACAATATTTGCATAGATTAAAAATCATTGAGGCTCTTTTTTTGGAGTGCTCTTAGGTTGTAAAGTGGTTTgtgcaatataactttctgattcatcaaaaaaaaaaagtttagaaaCAAAAGTTTAGAAACTAACTCtattttgtatcaattttttttttattttcaattttattcatgtgtttttattttatttttttagtagctagTAAATAGTTAGTTACAACTACTTAACAAGTTGAGCATGGAGATGGGAGCCACTGGTCTGGTTGTGCTTGCCGGTGAGCTTGGTTTCAGGCTCCATTTGCACCATCAACGCCGGTGAGCTCGGGTCATTGGgcgatagagagagagagagagagagagagagagagagagagagagagagagagagagagagagatgcagcagtagatggataataaaatactaACTCTAAATTTGATGTACATCTAGTTATCCATCGACcgataataaaatattataacttattattgaatttgaatttgatgAGACAAAGAGATAAAGCAAAGAGATTGAGAGAGATGCGGTAGTAGAGAgatattgagagagagagagagaggcataAAATTAGGGTTAGAATGGaatttgatttaaaaaaaaatatatatataactaaattttaaataattctcCAATAATATTTTAGGACCTCAAATAATTGTCCAATAGTCTCTATTAATTTTTCTcttttacaataatttttttaatttctaaaattattctctaatttaaaatatataaattcctaatttctcaattttataaattatcaaattataaatttgttaagcaaaaaaaatttttttttatttttaaatttgaaatattttttggtatttcattttattaaatataaatttcttcttatgaagaaaaagaaaagtacaatggtttttcttttttatttttttttaaatttgaaactttttttaagtattttcttttattaaattcaaattttttttattaagcaaaaaaaaattacaattttttttaattacttaaagtaattttagaataatattgaTGCAATATAGATATTGTTGAGTGCTAAGAATAGATATAGTTATCtaaaaaaagaaatacaaaaaatgatttatttgaacttgtgactaaaagcaTAGATTGATAAGTCTTTACCAATATACTAAAACATAATCTGtatataaattagctattataattttatttaaatattagaagaaatataaaagaaaattagtaTTGCACATTTTATTGTAGTAGAATTAACACTAAAGCAGAAAGTAAGCAAAAttaaatgtttttatttttttattagcactcaattgtgaaaaaaaaaaaaaacccctcAAAGATAAAGAACAAAATTACTTAACCAAATTTTATCCTATTCAACCCACacttttatttatgtaatttacaatttttaaatataaggtAACAATGAACATGAAAATACAGAATccccaaatatattttttcgaGAAAATAGAGAGCATGATGAGTATATTCCCTATAAAACTTTCTCTTTTAACACATGTATATTATTgcatatattgtattttattattgctTTTATAATTGCAAATATATAtcccaaaatttaaaaagaCATTCACAAagaattttcatttttcattaaatatttttgGTGTGGAATTTTGACATTATATGTACAATATTGAAAATTCTTTTATATACATTATTCCTTGAATTAAGGGGAAAGAACAAAAAAAGAACAATAaagatacattttttttatacaatttcATTTTTGCTTATTCCCCCAATTATTTTCACAAATACAAATTTTTTGTGATCATCATCAAATTCTGAATTCAACCACATCACCATCTTTTAGCTTGGTATTAGGCAACACTAATTGGCCATTAACTAAAGCCAATTTTCCCTCGAGTCCGACTCGTCTAGCAGCATCGGCCGCTGTGCTACCGGTACTCAGTCTCATTATCTCGCCGTGGGGCCAACAAACAATCACCACCTCCCCAAGAACAACCGAGCCGTAAGACTTTCCTCTTGGCTTATCTTGTCCGAAACTTGCTTCGGTGTGTAGTTGCTCTTCCCACCGCAACATTGTCCTTAACAGACGTACCTATAAGAATTTAAGGCTAACATTGATGATTTCGAACACTAATCATGTAAAATTATCATGAACAAATTTTAATGCCAGTAATGATCAACAACTTGGTCTAGATTGGTAAATCTCATCGACTCTATTCCTGATTCATAACTAGAAAGTTTTTCTGGTTCTTTTCTAATAGACGCTCACACTTGATATTATAAGAAATGCCCAGAAAAAAATCATATTCGTTGTTAGACAAACCTTGTTATTTATGCTAGTCTCCATGGAGCTCCATGTCACAGCATTTAAACTCGGCCTCGATGTATAATAATCGAGCTGTTTACCATCGAAGACATCGGACACAACAGCCCAGTAGTCAGACTCTTCATCATCCGTCAAATCAATGACCTGTAGAAAGGTCGGCAGCAAGCGCCCAAATTGATCTTGCTGCATGGGAAAGACAATATTTTGATCACTTTTCACCGACAAAAATTAATAGCTGTTTAGTTTTTTGAGAATATGACATGATAGAACATACCTTGTGGTACATACCGTCTCGAGAGAGTGTGTATTTTTCTAGGCAAGTACACCAATCACCGTGTCCTGGTTCACTCTAGGCAAGTAcattcaaattttcatatcttgctcaaatcaaccccaaattgattcaaactttccagacctgttctataccttccctagaacatatccaaggcatcaaaacaacccagaaacctcaaacacgaaaaatgccattggagctcaagctttgagttccaaactcaaacttgagcaaaaccacctaatcatgcattccactagcttaaatccACACAAACAAGCATATCTaaccctctgaaaacaactaagaacatccagcaacttcacagcaacaaattaaaccatttctttcaaaaatcataactttttgcatagaaaactcaaagcttcacACAagctaactaacatgcttcaaaacagctcaattaacttcaattaaacatgctttaaacctcagaaatcaacaacaaaacacagcaataacaacagccacaaaaagcatgcatttactcaacttttcaccatttaaatcaaaaaaataaaggaagaaaattaagaaacacctaccacaatcaagagttcaCAAAACTATGATGAATCTAGcctgaaaattgaagaaaatccaGCCCTTGAATTACATgcacccagccgaaaagagaggagGAAAAGAGAGGGGTTTTGAAAGCTTTTCTcaaattttctaagtgttgatttttttttgtgaaaataaaatataaatcacataacatatattaaatccatttcagccaaataacaattaaataaatatttattttcaaataaacaagtcactaaaggacaaaacactaatggggcaaaaagaccaatttgtccctccaccataaaaccacataaatcatactaaaggggtatttttgggaaattctaaattcccggccattcccgacattctcaatgtctaataaaccgtcccaaactaataacatgctaagttgtgatttctactgagccaaacgccgagttccaaaataccgggcaccggaaatgcaaaatatgaaaactactgaataacataaccatgcatttctgaattccataaataacagtataataaattatttaaatagctataaataatttcataaataatcataatcaactgctaatttccaaattaactaagcgggctttacatgttACTTTTGTCATATTacattatataatatgtaatttaatcaccatatatataatataagatatTTCTACAATATATTCTTTTAAaaactttttatctatataagCGGGCATTtgagagaattttttagtcCAATTCTTTTTATGATTGtttacattatagttatttaatacattttataaaattttaagaaattcaaaaaattttaatgtaTCGATCGAAAACAAGCTCAAAcagtaaatatatattacatatttcaTAGTTTaatctatattatattttaatatattataaaataataaataatataacaatttcatgttttacaataaaaaaaaaatattacattgaACATGTACACAACGAAACCTAGTGACATGACAATAAGAAAGTTATTTATGACATATTATATCATGTTATCTTATTATCTCATAAATATTATGATATATTCTtatcttaaatattatttaggaATATTAATTGGAGTAATAATCAAGGTTGAAATACGTTCTTTTGATAAACTATTCTGAGAACCATGTCCATCTCCATTCTCATATATGAATAGTGCTGTTCTAGCCATATTTTTGCAAACTTCAACAAAATTTTCTGATAAACAACTCTCATCTTCATCTTTCTTATTCATATCCTTCCATGTTTCACTTATCAAGAACTTGATGTGTTCACGAGCTTCGTCTTCGGTAGCATTATTATCGTACATGTAACATTGAATCGATTTAGGAACGTCGCCTCTATTCAATTCATCCtggtcaatttaattaaatcaaattaattgttgaggataaatatttttttaactaaaggtaaaaaattgtgattaattaaaaacataTCTTCAACTAGATATTTGTTATTAAAACTAAAAGTTTATGCTATCAAGAGTGCGACTAAAAGGTTATATCACTTACATCAAATGAAGTACATAagtgtttttcttttattttacttatatatatagtaaataaaaatataaaagcaagtaaaaataaaatgttaggAGTACTTTATGAAGATGTTCCTAAATCATCTTCAAGCCTTGTACTCACAAAAATGTTGTGAGTACGAATAAAACTACAACTGAAAAATTATGCTATCGCGAGTACGAATAAAATGTTAGAATACTTAATTACATCAGATGAGAATAGGTGCTTTTCCTTATTTTACATTAGAAAAAAAGCTCAGCTTACATTAGTTACTTTTCTACATGTAGAGAagcattatatttattttcaatgcTTCTCtataaagtaaatattaaatgaaaatttggATCGTCCCTTATCCAAAATGGTATAAAAAAACCCTAAGTTCAATTTTCatcaatttctttttctttttaacataATAACAAATCTGAAGTCAGTGTCTAGCACAATCAGATGAAAAACTTATAACTAGTCTGGTCATAACACCTAAgtttatttttgataaaaattgaGTTGATCGAAGCTATTTAATAAAACAGAAGGTCTAATACGTAAAATTAATGTGATAATTAAGAGTACTTACCGAAGATGTTCCTAAATCATCTGCAAGCCTTGTAATCAAGCATGCTTGTTTAATTATGTTGGGATAATGATGTTGCAATTGCAAACTTTTCAAGTCTTGTTTTGTTATAGGATTTGTGAAACAAAAATAAGCATGCATAAGAATTACTGATGCTCCTATTGAAAGCCAACCCAACTCAGTGTATTCTTCCAATGTTGGTTGGTATCCACTATAATACCATTTTGCTTCTTGTAAATAACATTTACATAAATCTACCcactacaaaataaaataaaaattacatacaATTAAGTTAACAGTAcatgttatataaatatatattaattaattaactgcgaaaaacacaacaaaaaaatataacattttagtcacaacataaaaattttgtgactaaatgtatctTTTAAgcaacaaaaagttacttgtaGCTAAACAATATAGTATTTAAATATAAGTTGCCACTAATTTAGTTAACACatgtaatatacatatatataaatatatatattaatttaacttggaaaaaaattatatgtgtattaaTTAAAGTATTGGGGAGCTTAATTTGCACCCGAAAAACTTATATAACACCCTATTTAATCATTTTtattatataggaaaatatatatctttaatcatactaattttttttttcatattcttaaaaattattcctatacaaaaaataaattatattaatttaaatattataacaaaaaatgaaataaaaatgatatgaaattttattagaaaaaaattatacatgatttttttttaaaaaaaaaacatgaaaataaaattaaaataagtattgagGTTAGCACAAAATAATGtgagaacttttttttttaaaaaaaaaatattaagagtgatttttaaaaattattttaagcttttttttaatattaaggtTGTACTTATTATTTTGTGGGGTGCAAGTACTTTAAAACATCTTTTTAactttttgaaatatttatataaatttcacAGAAATTGTtgttctttttttaaacattaccATTCAAATTTAAACATactacacattttttttaatcttttatcttacattaaatacaactataataacataaaatattttcttaacaatacgactaaaatttaaactcatttcacaaatttaaaaaatatctttctattatcatttatcaCACAAAACATATTTTCTACtatatttctaaaaatatatattttttttttttatttttgataaaatcaTACCAAACATAACATTTATCCAGTTATCAAAATTCTATCATAGggttaaaaatatatttctattattgttttatttttaaataataaaataaaaaaatgtttatagttcttaaattaaaaaattataaaattacattttgtgctgttaaactaaaattataaataataataaattttgaatattattatgttttCTTTCTATAATTaacacttaaattaaatatttttcaataaaaaataagttttgtttattgaataattttaaaaaaattaattatacaactaaaataaaaattaaaaaatataactaaatataaattCATTCACGTAATATTAACTTAGTATATATGGTACATACCGATTTCTTAAGGTATTCAATGTTGACAAAGTTTTGTTCTACTAATACATCAAACCCCATCTCATTTATGGTATTGTGTAAAACAAAGAAAGGCATCTTCATGTAATCTGGTAACTCATTGATTAATTTCACATCCCATCTacaaaatcaaatataattattataattacatacaaaaattaaattagtgtatGTCATTTGAGATGCTAGGAATTTGTATTTATGAACAAAAagtttattatatatagtatCCAACAATAACTTATAATCTAAATAGCCAGGATATAAGtatccaatataaatatatatatatatatatatattaattattgcatatatttaaaataattagggtcataaatgaataatattttTCAGTTTGTAGttatatacttattttttttgggCATATTAATACAAGACTCATTTAGTAGGTCGTATAATGAAATAACAAATATCACTATGTTtggataaaatattatattgtattaattattatgactataaattttattacaatatgAATCGTAGTATTTAATTTACACATAGCAAACGATTCGTATTAGCCtagattataatatttataaaaagtcCGGGGTTGGGGATCCCAACCCCAGACGTGGCTCCGGTCCCAAATCTTTGACCCCAGACTCAAGACTCGGACCTGGCCCTAACCTCAAACCCTAGAGCCAAACCCAAATCCCAGAGTCGA is part of the Cannabis sativa cultivar Pink pepper isolate KNU-18-1 chromosome 5, ASM2916894v1, whole genome shotgun sequence genome and encodes:
- the LOC133038084 gene encoding uncharacterized protein LOC133038084 — its product is MCKYIWAIANQQEILWLRWVHSVYIKRDSWWIYKASIHSSWYWRKLAAVKEPLKTIQNPIEFQEKKYVIAEGYDLLKPNHDKVAWSREVWARLNIPKHSVILWLAMLNRLKTKERLVKFGIQIESRCRLCNAHSENTQHLFFNCSFAEKCLQAAKNWLVWGTAANELPLILRWIRKAKISKFRKNVLAAVIVGQVYSIWEARNKLEWQNEQPKSDGGCSVENQNSGDYVFA